In Phyllopteryx taeniolatus isolate TA_2022b chromosome 13, UOR_Ptae_1.2, whole genome shotgun sequence, the following are encoded in one genomic region:
- the fcf1 gene encoding rRNA-processing protein FCF1 homolog isoform X2, whose translation MPKQKTKKFAVMKRMISMKDQRIKEKDRAKAKKKKKDPSELKEREVPKYASCLFFQYNTQLGPPYHVLVDTNFINFSIKAKLDIVQSMMDCLYAKCIPYITDCVMAEIEKLGMKYRVALRIAKDPRFERLPCTHKGTYADDCLVQRVTQHKCYILATVDRDLKRRVRKIPGVPIMYISNHRYNIERMPDDYGAPRF comes from the exons ATG CcgaaacagaaaacaaagaagtttgCCGTAATGAAACGGATGATTAGTATGAAAGATCAACGAAT AAAAGAGAAAGATCGtgccaaagccaaaaaaaaaaagaaggaccCCTCAGAGCTGAAGGAGAGAGAAGT GCCCAAGTATGCATCGTGTCTGTTCTTCCAATACAACACTCAGCTCGGTCCACCGTACCACGTTCTAGTCGACACCAATTTTATCAACTTCTCCATCAAGGCCAAACTGGACATTGTTCAGTCTATGATGGACTGTCTGTATGCCAAAT GTATCCCTTATATAACAGACTGTGTGATGGCTGAAATCGAAAAACTTGGAATGAAATACAGAGTTGCACTCAG GATAGCAAAGGATCCAAGGTTTGAGCGCTTGCCTTGCACACACAAAGGAACATATGCGGATGACTGTCTGGTCCAAAGAGTAACACAG CACAAGTGTTACATCTTAGCTACTGTGGATAGAGATTTAAAGAGAAGGGTAAGGAAGATCCCTGGAGTGCCCATTATGTACATCTCAAACCACAG gTACAACATTGAAAGGATGCCGGATGACTATGGTGCACCGaggttttaa
- the fcf1 gene encoding rRNA-processing protein FCF1 homolog isoform X1, whose product MHIRLTVLRTQPKQKTKKFAVMKRMISMKDQRIKEKDRAKAKKKKKDPSELKEREVPKYASCLFFQYNTQLGPPYHVLVDTNFINFSIKAKLDIVQSMMDCLYAKCIPYITDCVMAEIEKLGMKYRVALRIAKDPRFERLPCTHKGTYADDCLVQRVTQHKCYILATVDRDLKRRVRKIPGVPIMYISNHRYNIERMPDDYGAPRF is encoded by the exons ATG cacattcgcctcacagttctgagaactcag CcgaaacagaaaacaaagaagtttgCCGTAATGAAACGGATGATTAGTATGAAAGATCAACGAAT AAAAGAGAAAGATCGtgccaaagccaaaaaaaaaaagaaggaccCCTCAGAGCTGAAGGAGAGAGAAGT GCCCAAGTATGCATCGTGTCTGTTCTTCCAATACAACACTCAGCTCGGTCCACCGTACCACGTTCTAGTCGACACCAATTTTATCAACTTCTCCATCAAGGCCAAACTGGACATTGTTCAGTCTATGATGGACTGTCTGTATGCCAAAT GTATCCCTTATATAACAGACTGTGTGATGGCTGAAATCGAAAAACTTGGAATGAAATACAGAGTTGCACTCAG GATAGCAAAGGATCCAAGGTTTGAGCGCTTGCCTTGCACACACAAAGGAACATATGCGGATGACTGTCTGGTCCAAAGAGTAACACAG CACAAGTGTTACATCTTAGCTACTGTGGATAGAGATTTAAAGAGAAGGGTAAGGAAGATCCCTGGAGTGCCCATTATGTACATCTCAAACCACAG gTACAACATTGAAAGGATGCCGGATGACTATGGTGCACCGaggttttaa